Proteins from one Mycolicibacter virginiensis genomic window:
- a CDS encoding adenylate/guanylate cyclase domain-containing protein: MGDPEIEDLLAGLEGTARAERAELIEWLLGQGITAEEIRGNVSPMLLASRRLVGDDGTYVSAREISESTGVDLEQLQRLQRAVGLPWMDDPDAPAQMRADASIAMHARRFIDAGIDPEQALQTARLLADGLAHTAEFMRFTVLSAIGEPGVTELQIAQRSRDLVAGLAPMLGPFVQDMLMMQLRHQLDIDAVTASERLAGAPLPGARQITVAFADLVGFTRLGEMVPPEELVQLAERLTVLGREIAVPPVRFIKTIGDAVMFVCPEPAPLVDAVLQLVEAAQADDTLPRLRAGVASGEAVSRVGDWFGSPVNTASRITGVARPGTVLVAEPVRVALTESADFQWSFAGGRHLKGIKSEVNLFRVRHRADD, translated from the coding sequence GTGGGGGACCCTGAGATCGAGGACTTGCTGGCCGGGTTGGAGGGCACTGCGCGTGCCGAGCGTGCCGAACTGATCGAATGGCTGCTGGGACAGGGCATCACCGCTGAGGAGATCCGCGGAAACGTCTCACCGATGCTGCTGGCGTCGCGACGCCTGGTCGGCGATGACGGCACCTACGTCTCGGCTCGCGAGATCAGTGAATCCACCGGAGTCGACCTCGAACAGTTGCAGCGTCTGCAGCGTGCGGTCGGGCTGCCGTGGATGGACGACCCGGACGCCCCGGCGCAGATGCGCGCTGACGCCAGCATCGCCATGCATGCGCGCCGCTTCATCGACGCCGGGATCGATCCCGAGCAGGCCCTGCAGACGGCTCGGTTGTTGGCCGATGGGCTGGCGCACACCGCGGAATTCATGCGCTTCACGGTGTTGTCTGCGATCGGCGAGCCGGGCGTCACCGAGCTGCAGATCGCCCAGCGGTCGCGGGATCTGGTGGCGGGGTTGGCGCCGATGTTGGGTCCGTTCGTCCAGGACATGCTGATGATGCAGCTGCGCCATCAGCTCGACATCGACGCCGTCACCGCCAGCGAACGCTTGGCCGGCGCACCGCTGCCGGGAGCGCGCCAGATCACCGTCGCGTTCGCCGATCTGGTCGGCTTCACCCGGCTCGGCGAGATGGTGCCGCCCGAGGAGCTGGTTCAGCTCGCCGAACGCTTGACCGTGCTGGGGCGCGAGATCGCTGTTCCTCCGGTGCGATTCATCAAGACCATCGGCGACGCGGTGATGTTCGTCTGCCCGGAGCCGGCACCGCTGGTCGACGCGGTGCTTCAGCTGGTTGAGGCGGCCCAGGCCGACGACACTTTGCCTCGGCTTCGTGCCGGTGTCGCCTCCGGCGAAGCGGTGAGTCGGGTCGGGGACTGGTTCGGCAGCCCGGTGAACACCGCGAGCCGGATAACCGGGGTCGCCCGACCGGGCACGGTGCTGGTCGCTGAGCCGGTGCGGGTGGCGTTGACCGAATCTGCCGACTTCCAGTGGTCGTTCGCCGGTGGACGTCACCTCAAGGGCATCAAGAGCGAGGTGAATCTGTTCCGCGTCCGTCATCGCGCCGACGACTGA
- a CDS encoding Acg family FMN-binding oxidoreductase: MLDTTVDYEVLTEAVRLACRAPSLHNSQPWRWVADGGRLDLYLDPTRAVHGDQSAREALISCGAVLDHLRVAMAAAGWTAEIERFPDAGQPEHLASVGFTAADRVTDLDRYRAGAILTRHTDRLPFMAPSNWGPFETVLHDTVTGPVRLSVLADELRSKLAEASELAEALRLYDSSYHAELGWWTAPFEVSDGIPESALVSAAESDRVDIGRTFPVTHNRERRIEVGDDHSKIVLLSTASDEPRDALACGEALSTVLLECTMAGLATCPVTHLTEVPAGRALLAGLVGGNDLPQVLVRVGGAPALEKPPVSTPRRPLADVLHLKL, from the coding sequence ATGTTGGACACGACCGTGGATTACGAGGTCCTCACCGAAGCGGTGCGGTTGGCCTGTCGGGCGCCGTCGCTGCACAACAGTCAGCCATGGCGATGGGTGGCCGACGGAGGCCGGCTGGACCTGTATCTGGATCCGACTCGCGCCGTGCACGGCGACCAGTCGGCACGGGAGGCGTTGATCAGCTGCGGTGCCGTGCTGGATCACCTGCGCGTCGCAATGGCTGCGGCCGGCTGGACCGCGGAGATCGAGCGGTTCCCGGATGCCGGACAGCCGGAGCACCTGGCCTCGGTCGGATTCACGGCCGCGGACCGGGTGACCGATCTGGACCGCTATCGCGCCGGCGCGATCCTGACCCGCCACACCGATCGGCTGCCGTTCATGGCGCCGAGCAACTGGGGCCCCTTCGAGACGGTGCTCCACGACACGGTGACCGGCCCGGTGCGGCTGAGCGTGCTCGCCGATGAGCTGCGCTCAAAGCTTGCCGAGGCCTCCGAGCTTGCCGAGGCGCTACGCCTGTACGACTCGTCGTATCACGCTGAACTCGGTTGGTGGACAGCGCCGTTCGAGGTCTCTGACGGGATTCCGGAGAGCGCGCTGGTCTCGGCTGCTGAAAGCGACCGGGTGGACATCGGGCGAACCTTCCCGGTCACCCACAACCGGGAACGACGCATCGAGGTCGGCGACGATCATTCGAAGATCGTGCTGCTCTCGACCGCCAGCGACGAGCCGCGCGATGCACTGGCCTGCGGCGAGGCGCTCTCGACGGTGCTGCTGGAATGCACGATGGCTGGCTTGGCGACCTGTCCGGTAACGCATCTGACCGAGGTGCCCGCAGGCCGGGCGCTGCTCGCCGGACTGGTCGGCGGCAATGACCTTCCCCAGGTGCTGGTTCGCGTCGGTGGTGCGCCGGCGCTGGAGAAGCCCCCGGTGTCGACACCGAGGCGGCCGCTGGCCGATGTACTGCACCTGAAGCTCTGA
- a CDS encoding ABC transporter ATP-binding protein, translating to MTAPVAAPTVRAANFWPTALRLARRMGPQRRLVAAVISLSLGGIALGVAGPRILGHATDLVFNGIIGRGLPAGITKQQAIDEASAAGRGTYAEMLSRMDVIPGAGIDFAAVARTLTLAMVLYLVAALMVWTQARLLNVILQRTMRALRRDVEDKLHRLPLRYFDTQRRGELLSRVTNDVDNTATSVSMTVSQLFSSVLTVLVVLATMLSISPLLALITVAGVPVTLLAVRSITQRSQRLFAAQWAATGQLGAHLEETYSGFTLVRTFGHRDWAQQRFDDCNDELYRAGFGAQFFSGLIAPATGLIANLGYVAVAVIGGIQVATGQITLGSIQAFIAYVRQFNQPLGNLASMFNALQSGAASAERVFAFLDEAEEPPAPSTPLWLDQSDPRGRVEFRDVSFGYRPGVPVIEDLSLRVAAGSTVAIVGPTGAGKTTLVNLLMRFYDVDRGQILIDGVDITAVDRGALRSSIGMVLQDTWLFTGTISENIGYGRPGATEAEIIEAARAAHVDPFVRTLPDGYGTRVNDDGGAISAGEKQLITIARAFLAQPQLLVLDEATSSVDTRTELLIQRAMRELRTGRTSFIIAHRLSTIRDADLILVMQSGRIVEQGTHAELLARRGAYWAMAEGS from the coding sequence GTGACCGCACCGGTGGCGGCGCCGACGGTACGTGCCGCGAACTTCTGGCCGACCGCGCTGCGCCTGGCCCGCCGGATGGGCCCGCAGCGTCGGCTGGTCGCGGCAGTCATCAGTCTGTCGCTGGGCGGTATCGCGCTGGGTGTGGCCGGGCCGCGAATTCTCGGCCATGCCACCGACCTGGTGTTCAACGGCATCATCGGCCGCGGACTGCCGGCGGGAATCACCAAGCAGCAAGCCATCGACGAAGCCAGCGCCGCCGGCCGGGGCACCTACGCCGAGATGCTGTCGCGCATGGACGTCATTCCGGGCGCCGGTATCGACTTCGCCGCGGTGGCGCGCACCCTGACACTGGCGATGGTTCTGTATCTGGTTGCGGCGCTGATGGTCTGGACGCAGGCACGGTTGCTCAACGTGATCTTGCAGCGCACCATGAGGGCGCTGCGCCGCGACGTCGAAGACAAGCTGCACCGGCTGCCCCTGCGCTACTTCGACACCCAGCGGCGCGGCGAGCTGTTGAGCCGGGTCACCAATGACGTCGACAACACCGCGACATCGGTGTCGATGACGGTCAGTCAACTGTTCTCCTCGGTGCTGACCGTGCTGGTGGTGCTGGCGACGATGCTGTCCATCTCGCCGCTGCTGGCCCTGATCACCGTGGCCGGAGTCCCGGTGACACTGCTGGCGGTACGGTCGATCACTCAGCGCTCGCAACGGCTGTTCGCCGCGCAGTGGGCGGCCACCGGGCAGCTGGGCGCCCACCTGGAGGAGACCTACAGCGGCTTCACCCTGGTGCGGACCTTCGGCCACCGCGACTGGGCACAGCAACGCTTCGACGACTGCAATGACGAGTTGTACCGGGCCGGGTTCGGCGCCCAATTCTTCTCCGGGCTGATCGCACCGGCGACCGGGCTGATCGCCAACCTCGGCTACGTCGCGGTCGCGGTCATCGGCGGAATCCAGGTGGCCACCGGACAGATCACCCTGGGCAGCATCCAGGCGTTCATCGCCTATGTGCGCCAGTTCAACCAACCGCTGGGCAATCTGGCGTCGATGTTCAACGCCCTGCAGTCCGGCGCCGCCAGCGCCGAGCGGGTGTTTGCCTTCCTCGACGAGGCCGAAGAACCCCCGGCACCTTCGACGCCGCTGTGGCTCGACCAATCCGACCCGCGCGGTCGGGTCGAGTTTCGCGACGTCAGCTTCGGCTACCGGCCCGGCGTGCCGGTGATCGAGGATCTGTCACTGCGCGTGGCAGCGGGCAGCACGGTGGCCATCGTCGGCCCGACCGGGGCCGGCAAGACCACCCTGGTCAACCTGCTGATGCGGTTCTACGACGTGGACCGCGGACAGATCCTGATCGACGGCGTGGACATCACAGCCGTAGACCGCGGCGCACTGCGTTCGTCAATCGGCATGGTGCTGCAGGACACCTGGCTGTTCACCGGAACAATCTCCGAGAACATCGGCTACGGCCGGCCCGGCGCCACCGAGGCCGAGATCATCGAGGCGGCCCGCGCCGCGCATGTCGATCCCTTCGTGCGGACCTTGCCGGACGGCTACGGCACCCGGGTCAACGACGACGGCGGGGCCATCAGCGCCGGCGAGAAGCAGCTGATCACCATCGCCCGGGCATTTCTGGCCCAGCCGCAACTGCTCGTCCTCGACGAGGCCACCAGTTCGGTGGACACCCGCACCGAACTGCTGATCCAGCGAGCGATGCGGGAGCTGCGCACCGGACGCACCAGTTTCATTATCGCCCACCGGCTTTCGACAATCCGCGACGCGGACCTGATCCTGGTTATGCAGTCCGGCCGAATCGTCGAGCAGGGCACCCACGCCGAATTGCTGGCCCGTCGCGGGGCCTACTGGGCGATGGCCGAGGGCAGCTGA
- a CDS encoding ABC transporter ATP-binding protein, which translates to MLLALLRCYLRPYRRPVAAVMALQLISTLASLYLPTVNATIIDDGVVRGDTAIIVRLGAVMLGVTGVQMLCAIAAVYFGARTGTGFGRDLRRAVFAQVIRFSERETTRFGAPTLLTRTTNDVRQIQLVVQLGASTLVTAPIMCIGGVLMAVHQDAGLAWLLAVSVPVLALANYLIVSRMLPLFRRMQMLIDNINRVLRDQLTGIRVIRAFAREPVERGRFAQANTALSHASLTVGNLQVLMLPTTTLIINASSVALIWFGALRIDAGQMQVGSLIAFLSYFMQILMAVLMATMVLAILPRAAVCAERITGVLSTEPTVGPPAQPVSPSSRNGEIRLQGVGFRYPGADRSVLSGVSLTARPGTTTAVVGSTGSGKSTLVSLICRLRDVTDGAVLIDGVDVRDRDPEELWSGIGLVPQRGYLFSGTVADNLRYGAPAGAVVSDEQMWAALRVAAGDDFVAAHPDGLAMPVAQGGINLSGGQRQRLAIARAVIRRPSIYLFDDAFSALDTRTDARVRAALREVAADATVIIVAQRISTITQADQVIVLDDGRMVGTGTHLELLADCPTYAEFAESQSVTAGIGGQ; encoded by the coding sequence ATGCTTCTGGCGCTGCTGCGCTGCTACCTGCGGCCCTACCGCCGGCCGGTCGCGGCGGTGATGGCATTGCAACTGATCAGCACGCTGGCTTCGCTGTACCTGCCGACCGTCAATGCCACGATCATCGACGACGGCGTGGTCCGCGGAGACACCGCGATCATCGTCCGGCTCGGCGCGGTGATGCTGGGGGTCACCGGCGTGCAGATGCTGTGCGCCATCGCCGCGGTCTACTTCGGCGCGCGCACCGGGACCGGCTTCGGACGCGATCTGCGCCGGGCGGTGTTCGCTCAGGTGATCCGCTTCTCCGAACGCGAAACCACGAGGTTCGGGGCGCCAACCCTGTTGACCCGCACCACCAACGACGTCCGCCAGATCCAGCTGGTGGTGCAGCTGGGCGCCAGCACGCTGGTCACCGCGCCGATCATGTGCATCGGCGGGGTGCTGATGGCCGTCCACCAAGACGCGGGACTGGCCTGGCTGCTGGCGGTCAGCGTGCCGGTGCTGGCGCTGGCGAATTACCTGATCGTGTCGCGAATGCTGCCGCTGTTTCGGCGCATGCAGATGCTGATCGACAACATCAACCGGGTGCTGCGCGATCAGCTCACCGGCATCCGGGTGATCCGCGCCTTCGCCCGCGAGCCTGTCGAGCGAGGCCGGTTCGCCCAGGCCAACACAGCCCTGTCGCATGCCTCGCTGACCGTCGGGAACCTGCAGGTGCTGATGCTGCCGACCACCACGCTGATCATCAACGCCTCCAGCGTCGCGCTGATCTGGTTCGGCGCGTTGCGCATCGATGCCGGGCAGATGCAGGTCGGGTCGCTGATCGCGTTCCTCTCCTACTTCATGCAGATCCTGATGGCCGTGCTGATGGCCACCATGGTGCTGGCGATCCTGCCGCGCGCCGCGGTCTGCGCCGAGCGGATCACCGGGGTGCTGTCCACCGAACCGACCGTCGGCCCCCCGGCGCAACCGGTGTCACCGTCGTCGCGGAACGGGGAGATCCGGCTGCAGGGTGTCGGCTTTCGTTACCCCGGCGCCGACCGCTCGGTCCTTTCTGGCGTGTCTTTGACCGCGCGGCCCGGCACCACCACCGCGGTGGTCGGCTCCACCGGATCGGGCAAGTCCACCCTGGTGTCGCTGATCTGCCGGTTGCGCGATGTGACCGACGGCGCGGTACTCATCGACGGCGTGGACGTGCGCGACCGCGACCCCGAGGAACTGTGGTCGGGCATCGGCCTGGTGCCGCAGCGCGGCTATCTGTTCTCCGGCACCGTCGCCGACAACCTGCGCTACGGCGCACCGGCGGGGGCAGTCGTCAGCGACGAGCAGATGTGGGCGGCACTGCGGGTCGCTGCCGGCGACGACTTCGTGGCCGCCCACCCTGACGGGCTGGCGATGCCGGTCGCCCAAGGCGGGATCAACCTGTCCGGCGGACAGCGGCAACGGCTCGCGATCGCCCGGGCGGTGATCCGGCGCCCCTCGATCTACCTGTTCGACGACGCCTTCTCGGCCCTGGACACCCGCACCGACGCCCGGGTGCGCGCAGCCCTGCGCGAGGTGGCCGCCGACGCGACGGTGATCATCGTGGCGCAGCGGATCTCGACGATTACCCAGGCCGATCAGGTGATCGTCCTCGACGACGGCCGGATGGTCGGCACCGGAACCCACCTCGAGCTGCTGGCCGACTGCCCCACCTATGCCGAGTTCGCCGAATCCCAGTCGGTGACCGCCGGGATCGGTGGCCAGTGA
- a CDS encoding DUF3558 domain-containing protein produces MVGGCSDSDSPEAQGGSQSASPTAEQSNHGPSFPQCGGISDETMANLTRVSGLISTAQNSVGCQWLLRGGIMGPHFSFSWYRGSPIGRERKTEEVSRTSVEDINIDGHSGFIAIGTAPTMGDNLCEVGIQFKDDFIEWSVSFAQKPFPDPCDVAKELTRQSIANSK; encoded by the coding sequence ATGGTCGGCGGATGTTCTGACTCCGACTCGCCTGAAGCTCAGGGCGGCAGCCAGTCTGCGTCGCCGACGGCCGAGCAGAGCAATCATGGTCCGTCGTTCCCGCAATGCGGTGGCATCAGTGACGAGACGATGGCCAACCTGACCCGGGTGTCCGGGTTGATCAGCACCGCACAGAACTCGGTGGGCTGCCAGTGGCTGCTGCGCGGCGGGATCATGGGCCCGCACTTCTCCTTCTCCTGGTATCGCGGCAGCCCCATCGGTCGCGAGCGCAAGACCGAGGAGGTCTCGCGGACTTCGGTGGAGGACATCAACATCGACGGCCACAGCGGCTTCATCGCGATCGGCACCGCCCCGACGATGGGCGACAACCTGTGTGAGGTCGGCATCCAATTCAAAGATGACTTCATCGAGTGGTCGGTGAGCTTCGCGCAGAAGCCGTTCCCGGATCCGTGCGACGTCGCCAAAGAGCTGACCCGCCAGTCGATTGCGAACTCCAAATGA
- a CDS encoding DUF3558 domain-containing protein → MSRRILASAVAVLAVLTSLTGCSREVGGTAVKAGAGDTKRNNNSERQYPNLLKECEVLTTDILAKTVGADPLDIQSTFVGAICRWQAANPAGLIDITRFWFEQGSLDNERKVAEFLKYQIEPKTIVGVPSIVMRPADPNGSCGVASDAAGVVGWWVNPQAPGIDACEQALKLMELTLATNS, encoded by the coding sequence ATGAGCCGCCGGATCCTGGCCAGCGCGGTCGCGGTGTTGGCAGTGTTGACCAGCTTGACGGGCTGCTCCCGTGAGGTGGGCGGCACCGCGGTCAAGGCCGGCGCGGGCGACACCAAGCGCAACAACAACTCCGAGCGGCAGTACCCGAACCTGCTCAAGGAGTGTGAGGTGCTGACCACCGACATCTTGGCCAAGACGGTGGGAGCGGACCCGCTCGACATCCAGAGCACCTTCGTGGGCGCCATCTGCCGCTGGCAGGCGGCCAACCCGGCCGGGCTGATCGACATCACCCGGTTCTGGTTCGAGCAGGGCAGCCTGGACAACGAACGCAAGGTCGCCGAGTTCCTGAAGTACCAGATCGAGCCCAAGACCATCGTGGGCGTGCCCTCGATCGTGATGCGTCCGGCCGACCCGAACGGCTCCTGTGGAGTCGCCAGCGACGCCGCCGGTGTGGTCGGCTGGTGGGTCAACCCGCAGGCGCCCGGGATCGACGCGTGCGAGCAGGCTTTGAAGCTGATGGAATTGACGCTCGCCACGAACTCCTGA
- a CDS encoding MarR family winged helix-turn-helix transcriptional regulator: MHELQAIAWLPGLDGIEQHCWQQFLACSLNVVDAVNVCLKGAHDLSIRDVLLLELLSRPKRREHRLCVLAEELGVTQGQLSTQIRRLEGHGWITRSPSPGDPRGILPRITSAGHTRLHAVMETYAQGIRVHYLNQLKHEQMVNLVDSCRRINDSLSTNGRRKGLKAAR; the protein is encoded by the coding sequence ATGCATGAACTCCAGGCAATTGCCTGGCTCCCTGGGCTCGATGGAATCGAGCAACACTGCTGGCAACAGTTTCTGGCGTGCTCGCTGAATGTCGTTGACGCAGTGAATGTATGCCTCAAGGGCGCGCATGATCTCTCGATACGTGATGTCCTGCTGCTGGAGCTGCTGAGCAGGCCCAAGCGTCGGGAGCACCGGCTGTGCGTGTTGGCGGAGGAGCTGGGTGTGACGCAGGGCCAGCTGTCTACCCAGATCCGCCGCTTGGAAGGCCACGGTTGGATCACCCGCAGCCCGAGCCCAGGCGACCCACGCGGAATTCTGCCCCGGATCACCAGTGCGGGGCATACGCGTCTGCACGCGGTGATGGAGACCTATGCGCAGGGGATCCGCGTGCACTACCTCAACCAGCTCAAGCATGAGCAAATGGTCAATCTGGTCGACAGCTGTCGGCGGATCAACGACTCGCTGAGCACCAATGGGCGCCGCAAGGGGCTGAAAGCCGCTCGTTGA
- a CDS encoding MarR family winged helix-turn-helix transcriptional regulator, with amino-acid sequence MEYDGAETPAHHLPGLDEIEQRCWQDFLQSSTALLAFINRRLLARHDLSQFDFLVLEALDRSADGSARMGDLAQTIVLAPSRLTELMRRLESKGLVRRSRSRTDGRGVVASITREGRARMRPAARTYAQSVRALYLAQMSRQQMIALGDSCRRVNVPLKAAQKVRRRSVG; translated from the coding sequence GTGGAGTACGACGGTGCCGAGACACCAGCGCATCACCTGCCGGGTCTCGATGAGATCGAGCAGCGGTGTTGGCAGGACTTTTTGCAATCGTCGACTGCGCTCCTTGCCTTCATCAACCGGCGCCTGCTCGCCCGGCACGACCTGAGTCAGTTCGACTTCCTGGTGCTGGAAGCCCTTGACCGGTCAGCCGATGGTTCGGCCCGGATGGGGGATTTGGCGCAGACGATTGTGCTCGCCCCGAGCCGGTTGACCGAACTCATGCGGCGGCTGGAATCGAAGGGCTTGGTTCGCCGTAGTCGCAGCCGGACCGACGGTCGCGGCGTTGTCGCCAGCATCACCCGGGAAGGCCGAGCTCGGATGCGGCCGGCGGCCCGGACCTATGCCCAGTCGGTGCGCGCCCTGTACCTCGCCCAGATGTCGCGGCAGCAGATGATCGCATTGGGCGATAGTTGCCGTCGGGTCAACGTCCCGCTGAAGGCGGCGCAGAAAGTCCGGCGTCGCAGTGTCGGGTAG
- a CDS encoding MarR family winged helix-turn-helix transcriptional regulator — MIEIEGGKGMGGIVPSRVGGRAPELDFAERKSWDNYLNAVLRVTMMLNRQLDDAHQLSLIDVQLLAHLDSAPAGGVQMGVLAGALASTPSRLTRQIRRLEDQGLVERSVSPADRRRVLATITSFGRTSVERAMITYSGSVRSHFFGALTRPQIASMAESCGQISRALQICQEEVPAGEFARRSVRWA, encoded by the coding sequence GTGATCGAAATCGAAGGGGGCAAGGGCATGGGCGGAATCGTGCCTAGCCGTGTTGGGGGTAGAGCGCCTGAACTGGATTTCGCCGAGCGGAAGTCGTGGGACAACTATCTGAATGCCGTCCTGCGGGTGACGATGATGCTCAACCGTCAATTGGATGATGCGCACCAGTTGTCACTCATCGATGTGCAGCTGCTGGCCCACCTGGACAGCGCCCCGGCAGGCGGTGTCCAGATGGGTGTGCTCGCCGGCGCGTTAGCGTCCACGCCGAGTCGGCTCACCAGACAGATCCGCCGCCTCGAAGATCAGGGCTTGGTGGAGCGGTCGGTGAGTCCAGCTGACCGTCGGCGCGTGCTGGCGACCATCACCAGCTTCGGGCGAACCAGTGTGGAGCGAGCGATGATCACGTATTCCGGTTCGGTCCGCAGTCACTTCTTTGGCGCGCTGACCCGCCCCCAAATCGCATCAATGGCGGAGAGCTGTGGTCAGATCAGCCGCGCACTACAGATCTGCCAGGAAGAAGTGCCGGCCGGCGAGTTCGCCCGGCGGTCGGTGCGATGGGCTTGA
- a CDS encoding TetR family transcriptional regulator yields the protein MGNREDLLEGAKSCLVERGWANTTVRDIAAAAGVSHAAIGYHFGSRERLLVQALFEELDELDARMSPDGQPAATAVERWQAVLESFTTDKALWTSHLEAIVQAQRNDELRARLAEGQQRARAELGGSVALAVVLGMMIQSLIDPESAPTATQAVSELRELAGGGHTPQ from the coding sequence ATGGGCAATCGTGAGGATCTGCTGGAAGGCGCCAAGAGCTGCCTCGTCGAACGGGGCTGGGCGAATACGACGGTGCGTGACATCGCCGCGGCGGCCGGCGTCAGCCACGCCGCCATCGGTTATCACTTCGGCAGCCGCGAACGCCTGCTGGTGCAGGCCCTCTTCGAAGAACTCGACGAACTCGACGCCCGGATGTCCCCCGACGGGCAACCGGCAGCCACGGCCGTGGAGCGATGGCAGGCGGTGCTGGAGTCCTTCACCACCGACAAGGCGCTGTGGACCTCGCATCTGGAAGCGATCGTGCAAGCCCAACGCAACGACGAACTGCGCGCGCGCCTTGCCGAGGGCCAGCAACGTGCGCGTGCCGAGCTGGGCGGATCGGTGGCGCTGGCCGTGGTGCTGGGCATGATGATTCAGTCACTGATCGATCCGGAGAGTGCGCCGACGGCGACGCAGGCGGTTTCCGAGCTGCGGGAGCTGGCGGGCGGAGGGCACACCCCACAGTGA
- a CDS encoding acyl-CoA dehydrogenase family protein, with the protein MAHEVVERVEQIAAKLAGTAEDSERLGKLSEESVALIRQAGVMRMLQPTDFGGYAAHPRDFAEAVMAVAKHCGSTGWVCGVGGVHPWEMALMDRRLQAEIWAEDPDTWIASPYAAQGVATPVEGGYRLTGRWNFSSGTDHCSWIFLGARVGGVDGPPKVLHVVLPRADYTIVEDSWDVIGLSGTGSKDIIVDGAFIPGYRTIDFEHVASGASAAEAAGRTETVYKLPFWTMFPLGITAALIGITEGALAAHLDYQRDRVAATGTKIKDDPYVLYAISEAAAEIAASRVQLLDGISRMYDLADAGKEISFEDRSLVRRNQIRCAWRAVAAADAIFARSGGNAARRNNPLQRFWRDAHVGLGHAIQNPGTIYHSSALTVMGVEPSPALRAMI; encoded by the coding sequence ATGGCGCATGAAGTTGTCGAGCGCGTCGAGCAGATCGCCGCCAAGCTGGCCGGTACTGCCGAGGACAGCGAACGGCTCGGCAAGCTGTCCGAGGAGTCGGTGGCCCTGATTCGCCAGGCCGGCGTGATGAGGATGCTGCAGCCGACAGATTTCGGTGGTTATGCCGCGCACCCGCGCGACTTCGCCGAGGCGGTCATGGCGGTGGCGAAGCACTGCGGCTCTACCGGCTGGGTGTGCGGCGTCGGGGGAGTGCACCCGTGGGAGATGGCGCTGATGGACCGCCGACTGCAAGCCGAAATCTGGGCCGAGGATCCCGATACGTGGATCGCGTCCCCCTATGCCGCACAAGGCGTCGCGACCCCGGTCGAGGGCGGCTACCGATTGACTGGGCGGTGGAACTTCTCCTCGGGCACCGACCACTGCAGCTGGATCTTCCTCGGGGCACGCGTCGGTGGCGTCGACGGACCCCCGAAGGTGCTGCATGTCGTGCTGCCGCGGGCTGACTACACCATTGTCGAGGACTCCTGGGATGTCATCGGCCTGTCGGGCACTGGCAGCAAAGACATCATCGTCGACGGCGCCTTCATTCCGGGCTACCGCACCATCGACTTCGAGCACGTCGCCTCCGGTGCCAGCGCCGCCGAAGCGGCCGGCCGGACCGAGACGGTCTACAAACTGCCGTTCTGGACGATGTTCCCGCTGGGCATCACCGCCGCGCTCATCGGGATCACCGAGGGCGCGCTGGCAGCGCATTTGGACTATCAGCGCGACCGGGTGGCCGCCACCGGCACCAAGATCAAGGACGACCCGTACGTGCTCTACGCGATCTCCGAAGCCGCTGCGGAGATCGCCGCCTCACGGGTGCAACTCCTGGACGGGATCAGTAGGATGTACGACCTCGCCGACGCCGGTAAGGAGATCAGCTTCGAAGATCGGTCGCTGGTGCGGCGCAACCAGATTCGCTGTGCCTGGCGGGCAGTTGCCGCCGCCGACGCGATCTTCGCCCGATCCGGGGGCAACGCCGCGCGCCGGAACAACCCGCTACAACGGTTCTGGCGCGACGCCCATGTCGGACTGGGGCACGCCATCCAGAACCCGGGGACGATCTATCACTCCAGTGCGCTGACGGTCATGGGGGTGGAGCCGTCGCCCGCGTTGCGGGCGATGATCTGA